One Granulicella sp. 5B5 DNA window includes the following coding sequences:
- the nuoL gene encoding NADH-quinone oxidoreductase subunit L, with translation MNTNLLWLIPTLPFAGFLINGTLGRKLPRGIVAAVALLFTAVPALIVADLWIYMKSAGAPLALSVRSCPWIAVSGFHVDFAFAVDHLTLIMLGVVTGVGFLIHVYSAGYMAHEEGYWRFFAYLNLFMFFMLVLVLSASFLLLFVGWEGVGLASYLLIGFYFTKDSAANAGKKAFIVNRIGDFGFLLAMFLIVAHFGSLDFHTVFANASTIPAPITAICLLLVLGATGKSAQIPLYVWLPDAMEGPTPVSALIHAATMVTAGIYMVARCHVLFDMSPTALAVVACIGAATAFFAATIGMVQHDIKRVLAYSTVSQLGYMFMACGVGAYSAGIFHLMTHAFFKALLFLAAGSVIHALSGEQDMRKMGGLRKRIPITFWTMTAGVFAIAGLPPLSGFFSKDEILLQTFSHGGSLYIFLWLVGLITAGLTSFYMFRLWFKTFFGPEHFDEHTHSLSAHGATVHSSKSSTLTLEAEPDNGHASHSQGVHESPLVMTVPLMVLALLATIGGIVGVPSAFGGHNEFEHFLEPVFASGNLPVHEAGSSMLAISLAIVSVLVALLGLYVAWLLYYRKPGLSRKLATSSGAAKGLYALLDHKYWVDEIYGRGIVAPLLASSRVLLNGLIDTGVVQGSVSLIAGTTGAVSSLTRRMQSGNIRSYAGWLALGAAAVIAVALFGHYPLH, from the coding sequence ATGAACACAAACCTGCTGTGGCTCATTCCGACTCTTCCCTTCGCCGGCTTCCTGATCAATGGAACGCTGGGCCGCAAGCTGCCGCGCGGTATCGTTGCCGCTGTGGCTCTCCTGTTTACGGCCGTGCCCGCGTTAATCGTTGCAGATCTTTGGATCTACATGAAGTCGGCCGGCGCGCCGCTGGCGTTGAGCGTGAGAAGCTGCCCGTGGATTGCTGTATCAGGATTTCATGTTGACTTCGCGTTTGCCGTCGACCACCTGACGTTGATCATGCTTGGAGTGGTTACGGGCGTTGGTTTTCTGATCCATGTGTACTCCGCGGGATATATGGCGCATGAAGAGGGATACTGGCGCTTCTTCGCGTATCTGAACCTCTTCATGTTCTTCATGCTTGTGCTTGTGCTCTCTGCTAGCTTCCTGTTGTTGTTTGTGGGCTGGGAAGGTGTGGGTCTCGCGAGTTATCTGCTGATCGGGTTCTATTTCACGAAGGACTCCGCCGCGAACGCCGGCAAGAAGGCATTCATCGTCAACCGTATTGGCGACTTCGGGTTTCTGCTCGCGATGTTTCTGATCGTCGCGCACTTTGGGTCACTCGACTTCCATACTGTCTTCGCCAACGCGTCTACAATCCCAGCACCGATTACAGCGATCTGCCTGTTGCTGGTGCTGGGTGCCACCGGCAAGTCCGCGCAGATTCCGCTGTATGTGTGGTTGCCCGACGCCATGGAGGGCCCGACTCCTGTGTCGGCCCTGATCCATGCGGCGACGATGGTGACCGCCGGCATTTACATGGTGGCCCGGTGCCACGTGCTGTTCGATATGTCGCCCACAGCATTGGCGGTTGTTGCATGTATCGGCGCCGCGACGGCATTCTTTGCGGCGACGATCGGGATGGTGCAGCATGACATCAAGCGCGTGCTCGCCTACTCGACGGTTTCGCAACTCGGCTACATGTTCATGGCCTGTGGCGTTGGCGCTTACTCCGCAGGCATCTTCCACCTGATGACACATGCTTTCTTCAAGGCGCTGCTCTTCCTTGCGGCCGGGTCCGTGATCCATGCCCTTTCAGGCGAGCAGGACATGCGAAAGATGGGTGGTCTGCGCAAACGGATTCCAATTACCTTCTGGACGATGACTGCGGGGGTCTTCGCCATCGCCGGTCTGCCACCACTATCGGGCTTCTTTTCCAAGGATGAGATTCTCTTACAGACTTTCTCGCATGGTGGCAGCCTCTACATCTTCCTTTGGCTGGTCGGCCTGATTACTGCGGGGCTCACCTCGTTTTATATGTTTCGGCTTTGGTTCAAGACCTTCTTCGGGCCGGAGCACTTTGACGAACATACACATAGTCTTTCTGCGCATGGTGCGACGGTCCACTCCAGCAAGTCCTCCACGCTTACGCTGGAGGCAGAGCCCGATAACGGCCATGCGTCTCACTCGCAGGGTGTGCATGAGTCTCCGCTCGTGATGACTGTGCCGCTGATGGTTCTTGCGCTGCTGGCAACCATTGGAGGCATTGTTGGTGTACCCTCCGCGTTCGGTGGGCACAATGAATTCGAGCATTTCCTAGAACCCGTTTTCGCCTCCGGCAACCTTCCCGTGCACGAAGCGGGCTCGTCCATGCTTGCCATCAGCCTGGCTATCGTCTCCGTTCTGGTGGCTTTGCTCGGTCTCTATGTCGCGTGGCTGTTGTACTACCGCAAACCCGGACTCAGCCGGAAGCTTGCAACGTCAAGCGGTGCGGCCAAAGGGCTTTACGCCCTTCTCGATCACAAATACTGGGTCGACGAGATCTATGGCCGAGGTATTGTCGCGCCACTGCTTGCCTCGTCGCGAGTACTTCTGAATGGTCTTATCGATACTGGAGTTGTCCAGGGTTCAGTCAGTCTGATCGCAGGCACGACGGGGGCGGTGAGTTCCCTCACCCGCCGCATGCAATCTGGCAACATTCGTTCTTACGCTGGCTGGCTCGCGCTGGGCGCGGCCGCTGTTATCGCTGTAGCCCTTTTTGGCCATTACCCTTTGCACTAG
- a CDS encoding NADH-quinone oxidoreductase subunit M encodes MNFDHSILTLILLTPLVGAAVLALLPEREGQNLHAIGALAITLLTFLLTLHLPWHYNYSTPAGSFQFEQNYRWITSPAIRYHLGVDGLSMWLIVLAGFLAPVGVLASWKTIQSRTKLFYVLFLLQQVAMLGIFVALDLFLYYGFWEMSLVPMTLLIATFGRTENRRRAAIKFFMYMFIPSAVLLVAMVWLYAKTGTFDLPVLHAMALNHSIVASPKALLFCSLAFLVAFAVKVPVFPLHGWLQEAVSEAPTAAVMLLAGKLGLYSILRFSFGIFPEQSHAVAPWLIALGAIGIVYGSLIALIKSDLKKLASFSTLAHVSFVVLGIFTFTVAGVDGGVFQILNESLVGAALFVLLGLLYERYGSYEIRDYGGLASRHPWMVTMFVITTLAAVGLPMLNGFVGEFLILSGTMQSVISHHVLWTVVGTTGVIFSASYMLWMIQRVFYGSIGHRPSEVHGWDLTAREHVELWPFAVLFLVMGVASPLWMKAIDGFGAPTAGQTQEQTLNLNTLMDAVHNGKATITSVIVTKEVR; translated from the coding sequence ATGAACTTCGACCACTCCATCCTGACGCTCATCCTGCTGACGCCGCTCGTGGGCGCAGCGGTGCTCGCCCTGCTGCCGGAGCGCGAGGGGCAAAATTTGCATGCAATCGGCGCACTCGCGATTACCTTGCTTACGTTTCTGCTGACCCTGCATCTGCCGTGGCACTACAACTACTCAACCCCTGCCGGAAGCTTTCAGTTCGAGCAAAACTACAGATGGATCACCTCACCAGCCATTCGGTATCACCTTGGTGTAGACGGCCTTTCGATGTGGCTGATCGTGCTGGCTGGGTTTCTGGCGCCTGTAGGCGTGCTGGCCTCCTGGAAGACTATCCAGAGCCGCACAAAGCTGTTTTACGTGCTCTTCCTGTTGCAGCAGGTCGCGATGCTTGGCATCTTTGTGGCGCTTGACCTGTTTCTCTACTACGGCTTCTGGGAGATGTCGCTGGTCCCAATGACGCTGCTGATTGCGACGTTCGGCCGAACTGAGAACCGCCGTCGCGCCGCCATCAAGTTCTTCATGTACATGTTCATCCCATCGGCTGTGCTGCTGGTCGCGATGGTCTGGCTCTATGCGAAGACGGGGACATTCGACCTACCGGTGCTCCATGCGATGGCACTGAACCACAGCATTGTGGCCAGCCCGAAGGCTTTGTTGTTCTGCTCGCTTGCGTTCCTGGTCGCGTTCGCCGTGAAGGTGCCGGTGTTCCCGCTGCATGGTTGGCTGCAGGAGGCGGTCTCTGAGGCTCCAACGGCTGCGGTGATGTTGCTCGCCGGCAAGCTTGGACTCTACTCGATCCTGCGGTTCAGCTTCGGCATCTTTCCCGAGCAGTCGCACGCGGTTGCTCCCTGGTTGATTGCCCTGGGTGCAATCGGCATTGTGTATGGATCGCTGATCGCCCTGATTAAGAGCGACCTCAAGAAACTTGCCTCGTTCTCGACGTTGGCTCACGTGTCCTTCGTTGTGCTGGGTATCTTTACGTTCACGGTCGCTGGTGTAGACGGCGGTGTGTTTCAGATTCTGAATGAGAGCTTAGTCGGCGCGGCGTTGTTTGTTCTGCTAGGCCTGCTGTATGAGCGTTACGGCAGCTATGAGATTCGCGACTACGGCGGGCTTGCATCGCGGCATCCGTGGATGGTGACGATGTTCGTCATCACGACACTCGCCGCTGTTGGGCTGCCGATGCTGAACGGATTCGTAGGCGAGTTTTTGATCCTCTCCGGCACGATGCAATCTGTGATCAGCCACCATGTTCTCTGGACCGTGGTGGGAACGACCGGGGTGATCTTCAGCGCCAGCTATATGCTCTGGATGATCCAGCGCGTTTTCTACGGCAGCATCGGTCACCGGCCCAGCGAGGTTCATGGATGGGACCTGACGGCGCGTGAGCATGTTGAGCTTTGGCCGTTCGCAGTGCTGTTCCTTGTTATGGGCGTTGCATCTCCTCTTTGGATGAAGGCCATCGACGGTTTTGGAGCACCCACGGCGGGCCAGACGCAGGAGCAGACCTTGAACCTCAATACATTGATGGATGCCGTTCATAACGGCAAGGCAACCATCACAAGTGTCATAGTCACGAAGGAGGTCCGCTAA
- a CDS encoding NADH-quinone oxidoreductase subunit N encodes MSTNLLTLLPELIMTVTGVLVMLIEPLIPVGQSRKPLGWLAALGTLAAGLAAFYQLQVVNAHGVQTGFYGSIQVDAFSVFFHLLIASIVLATLLGSLDYFESPITHAGEYFALVLFGATGMMFMTSSVELLMVFIGLEISSISTYILAGFRKGRATASESSIKYFLTGSFATAFFLYGIALCYGATGSTGIAAIAAGLPTATAKMPLMTFLAVAMVLIGLGFKVSAAPFHVWTPDVYQGAPAPVVGLMSTAPKAAAFAVLLRFLFNGAPVLRDHWILLIEILAVLSMCIGNLGALRQHDVKRLLAYSSIAHAGYLLVAFTGTHENAVSGAMFYIAAYAAMNVGAFLVLTQLSGFSERVRSLEDFTGIALKRPGLSALLGFFLLSLIGIPFTGGFFGKFYVFAGAVHNGHVWLAIIGLLNSGVACFYYLRLLAAMYSRPLTDSVSYVPVRKVTVPAAVALAATALATLGLGILPNKLVHLVERAAPVTAAVTIQSGQ; translated from the coding sequence ATGTCTACCAACCTCCTTACGCTGCTTCCTGAACTCATCATGACCGTGACGGGTGTGCTCGTCATGCTGATTGAGCCGCTGATACCTGTTGGACAGTCGCGCAAGCCGTTGGGGTGGCTCGCTGCTTTGGGTACGCTGGCGGCTGGGCTGGCTGCGTTTTATCAGCTGCAGGTTGTCAATGCGCATGGCGTACAGACGGGCTTCTATGGGTCGATCCAGGTGGATGCGTTCTCCGTGTTCTTCCACCTTCTGATCGCAAGCATCGTGCTGGCAACGCTGCTTGGATCGCTGGACTACTTCGAATCGCCAATCACACATGCCGGAGAGTACTTTGCGCTAGTGCTCTTCGGGGCGACTGGCATGATGTTCATGACCAGCTCCGTTGAGCTGCTGATGGTGTTCATTGGGCTCGAGATTTCGTCGATCTCCACGTACATCCTGGCGGGCTTCCGCAAGGGCCGCGCGACGGCCTCCGAGTCCTCCATCAAGTACTTTCTTACTGGCAGCTTTGCGACGGCGTTCTTTTTGTACGGGATCGCCCTTTGCTATGGGGCGACAGGCTCTACCGGTATCGCGGCTATCGCGGCGGGGCTCCCTACTGCTACGGCGAAGATGCCGCTCATGACCTTTCTGGCGGTCGCCATGGTGCTGATCGGGCTTGGCTTCAAGGTGTCGGCGGCGCCGTTTCATGTCTGGACGCCGGATGTGTACCAGGGGGCTCCGGCTCCCGTAGTTGGCTTGATGTCCACGGCACCGAAGGCTGCGGCGTTTGCGGTGTTGCTACGGTTCCTGTTCAACGGTGCGCCTGTGCTTCGCGACCACTGGATACTGCTGATTGAGATCCTTGCCGTGCTTTCCATGTGCATCGGCAACCTGGGTGCGCTTCGCCAGCACGATGTGAAGCGGCTACTCGCTTACTCCTCCATTGCTCATGCCGGCTACCTGTTGGTGGCCTTTACCGGTACGCATGAGAACGCGGTATCCGGAGCCATGTTCTATATCGCAGCCTATGCCGCGATGAACGTCGGCGCGTTCCTGGTGCTGACGCAGCTCTCGGGGTTCTCCGAGCGGGTGCGCTCTCTGGAGGACTTTACGGGGATCGCGCTGAAGCGTCCCGGGCTCTCCGCCCTGTTGGGCTTCTTCCTCCTTTCGCTGATCGGGATTCCCTTCACTGGCGGGTTCTTTGGCAAGTTCTATGTTTTTGCCGGAGCCGTACATAACGGGCATGTCTGGCTGGCGATCATTGGCCTGCTGAACTCGGGCGTGGCCTGCTTCTACTACCTGCGGCTGCTGGCTGCGATGTACTCGCGGCCGCTGACCGACAGCGTGAGCTATGTGCCGGTGCGGAAGGTTACCGTCCCTGCGGCTGTGGCCCTGGCGGCGACTGCGCTGGCGACGCTTGGGCTGGGAATCTTGCCCAACAAGCTGGTGCATCTGGTGGAGCGGGCGGCGCCAGTGACGGCCGCCGTCACGATCCAGAGCGGGCAGTAA
- a CDS encoding ATP synthase F0 subunit C produces the protein MRKLQYLFMALAALLISVPAFGQEAAGSAAQWVPLAAGLGMALAAGLCGIGQGKATASATEALARNPGARPGIFIFLILGLAFIESLALFTFVIIFLKVHA, from the coding sequence ATGCGTAAGCTGCAGTATCTCTTTATGGCGTTGGCCGCACTGCTCATCTCGGTGCCGGCTTTTGGTCAGGAAGCGGCCGGTTCGGCTGCTCAGTGGGTTCCGCTCGCTGCCGGTCTGGGCATGGCCCTCGCGGCCGGCCTGTGCGGCATCGGTCAGGGCAAGGCAACCGCCTCTGCCACTGAGGCCCTCGCCCGCAACCCGGGTGCACGCCCTGGCATCTTCATCTTCCTCATCCTCGGCCTCGCCTTCATCGAGTCCCTCGCCCTGTTCACCTTCGTCATCATCTTCCTCAAGGTGCACGCCTAG
- the atpB gene encoding F0F1 ATP synthase subunit A: MPKQLFFTRILNHLFAPAVDKLLVAVHAPATHPAAPITNAVSMEFLVFLMLVIYFVWVRLTLSVEEPGPVQHLAEMTHEFVTDQGEQIIGHGSEKFTGYLTVLGLFILVCNLLGLASPWLESPTAYVTVPLGCAVVTFVYYHYHGIRANGFAYIKQFLGPVWWLYPLMLPIEIISHCARVLSLTVRLYANMFAGDLLTLAFFSLVPVGIPLLFLGLHLGVAIVQAYVFFLLAAIYLSLAVAHDH; encoded by the coding sequence ATGCCCAAGCAGCTCTTCTTTACCAGGATTTTGAACCACCTCTTCGCGCCCGCAGTCGACAAGCTGCTGGTAGCGGTGCACGCCCCGGCGACCCACCCGGCAGCTCCCATCACGAACGCTGTTTCGATGGAGTTTCTCGTCTTCCTGATGCTCGTCATCTACTTCGTCTGGGTGCGCCTCACGCTCTCCGTCGAAGAGCCCGGCCCGGTGCAGCACCTCGCCGAGATGACACACGAGTTCGTCACCGACCAAGGTGAGCAGATCATCGGCCACGGTTCGGAGAAGTTCACCGGCTACCTCACGGTGCTCGGCCTCTTCATCCTGGTCTGCAATCTCCTTGGCCTCGCCTCGCCCTGGCTGGAGTCGCCGACGGCCTATGTCACGGTGCCGCTCGGCTGCGCGGTCGTCACCTTCGTGTACTACCACTACCACGGCATCCGCGCCAACGGCTTCGCGTACATCAAGCAGTTCCTTGGCCCCGTCTGGTGGCTCTATCCGCTGATGCTGCCCATCGAGATCATCTCGCACTGCGCGCGTGTTCTCTCGCTCACCGTGCGGCTCTACGCCAACATGTTTGCGGGCGACCTTCTTACCCTGGCGTTCTTCTCGCTGGTGCCGGTCGGCATCCCGCTGCTCTTCCTCGGTCTGCACCTTGGCGTGGCCATCGTTCAGGCTTACGTGTTCTTCCTGCTCGCGGCGATCTACCTGTCGCTGGCCGTGGCGCACGACCATTAG
- a CDS encoding ATP synthase subunit I: MSPDQGPDPSSGQGMLAGFTDDDFKRAILRALRLTGIITAIALPVVWWKLGWRSAALLLVGSAISASGLWEWLRLMSAVIERMDVAEGQARPMGRVLIGFFLRLGLTILALYVSLKTLDGSVYALAAGLALGIFALTVEALRLVKAWTV, from the coding sequence ATGAGCCCCGATCAAGGTCCTGACCCAAGCTCAGGGCAGGGCATGCTCGCCGGCTTCACCGATGACGACTTCAAGCGCGCCATCCTCCGCGCCCTGCGGCTCACCGGCATTATCACCGCCATCGCCCTGCCGGTCGTCTGGTGGAAGCTCGGCTGGCGCTCCGCGGCTCTGTTGCTCGTTGGTTCAGCCATCTCCGCCTCCGGCCTCTGGGAGTGGCTCCGCCTGATGAGTGCGGTGATCGAACGCATGGACGTCGCCGAGGGCCAGGCCCGCCCCATGGGCCGCGTGCTTATCGGTTTCTTCCTCAGGCTGGGCCTAACGATTCTGGCCCTCTATGTTAGTCTTAAGACACTGGATGGCTCTGTATATGCGCTCGCAGCAGGCCTCGCGCTGGGCATCTTTGCCCTTACCGTCGAGGCTCTCCGGCTGGTGAAGGCATGGACGGTGTAG
- a CDS encoding AtpZ/AtpI family protein, with product MADDNNTPGPNSKGSLKDLVTAESMVQLALALPAGCVIGWLAGAGLDKHFGTSWMGITGILLGALGGFIQIFRVSSKYLKRSGQ from the coding sequence ATGGCTGACGACAACAACACGCCCGGCCCCAACTCAAAAGGCTCGCTCAAGGACCTCGTCACCGCCGAGTCCATGGTCCAGCTCGCCCTCGCGCTCCCCGCCGGCTGCGTCATCGGCTGGCTCGCCGGCGCCGGGCTCGACAAGCACTTCGGCACCAGTTGGATGGGCATCACCGGCATCCTGCTCGGCGCGCTCGGCGGCTTCATCCAGATCTTCCGCGTCTCCAGCAAGTACCTGAAACGGAGCGGCCAATGA
- a CDS encoding lysine--tRNA ligase codes for MSQFQSQFEEKLYRERQEKLNRIAEIVREQNPAISEIAAKYPNSFPVKHTIAEVLPSGLDEQGELKSAETLEAAAIHTAIAGRVMAHRLQGKAGFATLQQGGARLQIYVRKDDVGEPTFELYKLLDLGDHVGVTGVLMRTRTGELTLKVQTLTVLTKAMLALPDKFSGLEDTETRYRQRSLDLIVNTDVRETFVKRAAVLRALRTFFDSRGYLEVETPMLHVVAGGAAARPFKTHHNALDIPLSLRIAPELYLKRLVVGGLDRVYEINRNFRNEGVSTQHNPEFTMLEFYQAYANYHDLMDLTEELVKFVAMEVNGTTKATFNDVEIDLGNWTKLSMREAINKFMHPEASLQPFTDQEFSDRELLAEKLHVGSRNLGKYLDGPPKDADWTVEAKPLSPEQIEREILANSVFFFDVIAKKLAAGESLGKQIAELFEYLAEPHLVQPTIIYDFPLAVSPLSKVKADEPEWVERFEFYIGGFEVGNAFSELNDPEDQRNRFLEQLKERERGDEEAMAAMDDDYVRALGYGLPPTGGEGIGIDRLTMILTGSRSIRDVILFPLMRPKAEAEAVEAEAAAPVEE; via the coding sequence TTGTCCCAGTTCCAGAGCCAGTTTGAAGAGAAGCTGTACCGCGAGCGGCAGGAGAAGCTGAACCGCATCGCCGAGATTGTGCGCGAGCAAAACCCTGCCATCTCCGAGATTGCCGCGAAGTATCCGAACAGCTTTCCGGTGAAGCATACGATTGCGGAGGTGCTGCCGTCGGGGCTGGATGAGCAGGGCGAGCTGAAGTCGGCTGAGACGCTGGAGGCGGCGGCGATCCATACGGCGATTGCGGGGCGCGTGATGGCGCACCGGCTGCAGGGCAAGGCCGGGTTTGCGACTCTGCAGCAGGGCGGCGCGCGGTTGCAGATCTACGTTCGCAAAGACGATGTGGGCGAGCCTACATTCGAGCTGTACAAGTTGCTGGACCTGGGCGACCACGTGGGTGTGACGGGCGTGCTGATGCGGACTCGGACGGGTGAGCTGACGCTGAAAGTACAGACGCTGACCGTGCTGACGAAGGCGATGCTCGCGCTGCCGGACAAGTTTTCCGGGCTGGAGGATACGGAGACGCGGTATCGGCAGCGCTCGCTGGATTTGATTGTGAACACAGATGTTCGCGAGACGTTTGTGAAGCGCGCGGCGGTGCTGCGCGCGCTGCGAACGTTCTTTGACTCGCGTGGGTATCTGGAGGTCGAGACGCCGATGCTGCATGTGGTGGCCGGTGGCGCGGCGGCGCGGCCGTTCAAGACGCACCACAATGCGCTGGATATTCCGCTGTCGCTGCGGATTGCGCCAGAGCTTTATCTGAAGCGGCTGGTGGTTGGCGGGCTGGATCGTGTGTATGAGATCAATCGCAACTTCCGCAATGAGGGTGTGAGCACGCAGCATAATCCTGAGTTCACGATGCTGGAGTTCTATCAGGCTTATGCGAACTATCACGACCTGATGGATCTGACGGAAGAGCTGGTGAAGTTCGTTGCGATGGAAGTGAATGGGACGACGAAAGCGACGTTCAATGATGTCGAGATTGATCTTGGGAATTGGACGAAGCTCTCAATGAGAGAGGCTATAAATAAGTTCATGCATCCAGAAGCATCTTTGCAGCCTTTTACGGATCAGGAATTCAGCGATCGTGAATTGCTCGCGGAGAAGTTACATGTTGGAAGTAGAAACCTCGGAAAATATTTAGATGGACCGCCCAAAGATGCAGATTGGACTGTTGAGGCAAAGCCGCTAAGCCCTGAACAAATTGAGCGCGAAATTCTGGCCAACAGTGTGTTCTTCTTCGATGTGATTGCGAAGAAACTCGCTGCCGGTGAAAGCTTGGGTAAGCAAATTGCTGAACTTTTCGAATACCTCGCCGAACCCCACCTCGTCCAGCCGACGATCATCTATGACTTCCCTCTTGCGGTTTCGCCGCTGTCGAAGGTGAAGGCGGATGAGCCGGAGTGGGTGGAGCGGTTTGAGTTCTACATCGGCGGGTTCGAGGTGGGGAATGCGTTCAGTGAGTTGAACGATCCGGAGGACCAGCGGAACCGGTTCCTCGAACAGCTGAAGGAGCGCGAGCGCGGCGACGAAGAGGCCATGGCCGCCATGGACGACGACTACGTGCGGGCGCTGGGGTATGGGCTGCCTCCGACGGGTGGCGAGGGGATCGGGATTGACCGGCTGACGATGATCCTGACCGGGTCGCGGTCGATTCGCGATGTGATTCTGTTTCCGCTGATGCGTCCGAAGGCGGAGGCGGAGGCGGTTGAGGCCGAGGCTGCAGCGCCGGTTGAGGAGTAG
- a CDS encoding PLP-dependent aminotransferase family protein, translated as MIEMQYNFPLLPTQGSQWQQRLATAVAALSPSDADQLRPTFRQHLDHKSIAAKWLRSDPANTFITCGGHHGTLVSQLASGTAGKPIAVEAVTYTGILQQALMLASPLIALDYDAEGMTPGSLRAACQSTQRPAAVYTMPTVHNPLGCVASLVRREAIVAVARDFDLLIIEDDAYGYMAPDAPASYAVLAPERAFYVRGLAKSYAPATRTGFLVAPPQFTSAIEMAISNTATGTSLPHNAAALSLIADGSLDALIQQKLNEGAQRNAAARAVLGDAATPGARSAWHLWVKLPNHLDASTAQRLCEERGALVSGAQGFTVPGTPIPHGLRIALGGELDPARTLEGVHIVADVLHSAR; from the coding sequence ATGATCGAGATGCAGTACAACTTCCCGCTGCTCCCCACACAGGGCAGCCAGTGGCAGCAGCGGCTTGCCACTGCCGTCGCCGCACTCTCGCCATCGGACGCCGACCAGCTCCGCCCCACCTTCCGCCAGCACCTCGACCACAAATCCATCGCGGCCAAGTGGCTCCGCTCCGACCCCGCCAACACCTTCATCACCTGCGGAGGCCACCACGGCACGCTCGTCTCGCAGCTCGCCTCAGGCACCGCCGGCAAGCCTATCGCAGTCGAAGCCGTCACCTACACCGGCATCCTGCAACAGGCGCTGATGCTCGCCTCGCCGCTCATCGCGCTCGACTACGACGCCGAAGGCATGACCCCCGGCTCCCTCCGCGCCGCTTGCCAGAGCACCCAACGCCCAGCAGCCGTCTACACCATGCCGACCGTCCACAACCCACTCGGCTGCGTCGCCTCGCTCGTGCGCCGTGAGGCTATCGTCGCCGTCGCACGCGACTTCGACCTGCTCATCATCGAAGACGACGCCTACGGCTACATGGCGCCCGACGCCCCCGCCAGCTACGCCGTCCTCGCCCCGGAGCGCGCCTTCTACGTCCGGGGTCTCGCCAAGAGCTACGCACCGGCAACGCGCACCGGCTTCCTCGTCGCGCCGCCACAGTTCACCTCCGCCATCGAGATGGCGATCTCCAACACCGCCACCGGCACCTCACTCCCGCACAACGCCGCGGCGCTCTCGCTCATCGCCGACGGCTCGCTCGACGCCCTCATCCAGCAAAAACTCAACGAAGGCGCGCAGCGCAACGCCGCCGCCCGCGCCGTCCTCGGCGACGCCGCCACCCCTGGCGCACGCTCGGCATGGCACCTCTGGGTCAAGCTACCCAACCACCTTGACGCCTCCACCGCACAGCGCCTCTGCGAAGAGCGCGGCGCCCTCGTCAGCGGCGCCCAGGGCTTTACCGTCCCCGGCACGCCTATACCCCACGGGCTGCGCATCGCCCTCGGCGGCGAACTTGACCCAGCCCGCACCCTCGAAGGCGTCCACATCGTCGCCGACGTCCTGCACTCGGCACGATAA
- a CDS encoding TIGR00282 family metallophosphoesterase, which produces MNILFVGDVFGSPGRHIVREHLPHVVESNDVDLLIINGENAAGGFGITPSIAEDLFDLGAQVITTGNHIWDKKEIFEYMTVPANSHERGRRVLRPANYAVGTPGFGVYEGALPNGTKYAVMNLQGRVFMSSCDDPFRKADELLDGIARNTGAKVILLDVHGEASSEKVALGWYLDGRVTAVLGTHTHIPTADERVLPGGTAYQTDVGMSGPYDSVIGVETELVLKRFLTGMPGKFEAAKGNPKMCATLIGCDGGTGRAHSVQRIMLGE; this is translated from the coding sequence GTGAATATTCTTTTTGTTGGCGATGTTTTTGGGTCGCCGGGGCGGCATATCGTCCGCGAACATCTACCGCACGTCGTGGAGTCGAACGACGTGGACTTGCTTATCATCAATGGCGAAAACGCCGCGGGGGGCTTTGGGATTACGCCGTCGATTGCCGAAGACCTGTTTGATTTGGGCGCGCAGGTGATCACCACGGGCAACCACATCTGGGACAAGAAAGAGATCTTCGAGTACATGACGGTGCCTGCCAATAGCCATGAACGCGGGCGGCGCGTGTTGCGGCCGGCGAACTACGCGGTGGGGACTCCGGGGTTTGGTGTGTATGAGGGCGCGCTGCCGAACGGCACAAAGTATGCCGTGATGAATCTGCAGGGGCGTGTGTTCATGTCGAGCTGCGATGACCCGTTTCGCAAGGCGGATGAGCTGCTGGATGGGATCGCGCGCAACACGGGTGCGAAGGTGATTCTGCTGGATGTGCATGGCGAGGCTTCGAGCGAGAAGGTCGCGCTGGGGTGGTATCTGGATGGGCGCGTGACGGCGGTGCTGGGCACGCATACGCATATTCCGACAGCCGACGAGCGTGTGCTGCCGGGCGGCACGGCGTACCAGACGGATGTGGGCATGAGCGGCCCGTACGACTCAGTGATTGGCGTGGAGACGGAGCTAGTGCTGAAGCGGTTTTTGACCGGGATGCCGGGCAAGTTCGAGGCCGCAAAGGGCAATCCGAAGATGTGCGCGACGCTGATTGGCTGCGATGGCGGCACGGGGAGAGCGCACTCGGTGCAGCGGATTATGCTGGGCGAGTAA